In Saccharomyces paradoxus chromosome IV, complete sequence, the DNA window AATCCTTCAGGTGGTTTTCCTCAAAAGGGTCCACCAGAGTCACATTGGTGAGCGTTCGTACTTGATCTTGCGGTTCCATTTGCCTTTGTGTTTCTGATTGATGCGATAGTTCGGCTTGCAATGCTTCAATAGTCTCCTTCTGGTTGGCGATGCTTTTCTTGTATGATAATAATGTGCGGTTGGTTTTGTCAACAAGCTTAGGAATACCCTTTAGATAGTCGTCCTTCGCTTTaacctctttttttaagaGCTCTAGTGATTTGGTTGCCTGTAGCAGTTGTATTTTCAAGTTATCTACTTTGATCTGggagtttttttttacgttCCTCAATTCTCGCTTCACTTTGGCCAACTCTTTTGAGGTTTCTGCCTCGAACACTTCACTATCAAAATTTAGTTCGAGCCCTTCgtaatatttttcataaaataCGTGAATCTCATCCAATTTGGTATTCACAGTGCTCTGCACATTGTTGTAATCCTGTAACTTGGCgcaaatttctttcttgagATTAACAAGCAGACCGTCTTCATCGTGGTTGTGTTTTTTATCGTTAGGGACCAGCCGGAGGAgttccattttcttcttagaAAAGCTCTTCTGGGCTTTTTTCAACGCGTTGTTCTCATCCATAACactcttcatttttccaTATAAACTAGCCATTTTAATTTCATTACTCATGATTTCGCTGGACAATAATTTGGTGCTAGACTCCAGAACGGCTTCGTTTTCTCGATAGTAGCTGACCAAGGATTGCAGCTTCTTGACTTTGCTTTTCATTTGCCCCAAAGATGGCTTTTTTTGTACTTTAGAACTACCCAGGCCCTTCGTCACAGCCGCATATTCTTCATCCGGGTTGAAAGATGAGCTCGACTCTTGATCGCTACCATCTATCACACTGCGAGTGATGGAGTCTAAGACTCCGCGGTTTTCTGGCATAATCAATTAATCTTGGCctctttctctcttttttccatcAATCGAAGCTGCGTGCAAACCATCGCAgatgtttatttatttgtcACCTAGATGGATGTGTTATTCACGCGTCGCGTCGCTCCTGAAAGACATGAAAAAAACGCTTTTACAGCCTTGCTAATACTAACCTCCCAGAGGATCCTCTCCATTGCTATGCGCCAGACCTACCTTAATAGGTGGTCTCATAATTTATAGTATACACACTTACATACCCTTCGAGTCAAGGAAAAGGTtgtgttcaaaaaaagggGTGCAATTGTATATTTACAATTGGCGGAAATCTACTTGCTATGCTTTCTTCACCTTTCCCTTCTTCTGGCTAACACTATACACATCAATTGACTATAGATTTGACTTATCTTGCTACTAAATCatagaaatatttttttcatctatCCCCTTCCATCCCCTTTGGGTGCTACCCCTTCAATGTGAAATATCACCATATACGATCGGACCGCCCGAGAACGAAAAGTGAAAAGAACAAACAAGTCGTGTCAGATCCATTCCTCTATTCCTGTAGTCGAGTTGTGTTCTGAGTTTCTACGTCAAGATCCAGCACTACTTCGCTACTATAGGTGTAGAACATTAGGACAAGGCAAGCTTCTACGATAGACACTTTACTCGCAcatattttcctttgtccCCGTTTGCTCTCCCTAATTGAACAATAAAAGATGGTCAAACTTGCTGAGTTTTCTCGAACAGCCACGTTTGCGTGGTCACATGATAAAATACCATTATTGGTCTCTGGTACCGTATCTGGTACTGTGGATGCTAATTTCTCCACTGATTCATCTCTAGAATTGTGGTCTCTGTTGGCTGCTAATTCAGAGGAGCCTATCGCTTCCTTGCAAGTGGATTCCaaattcaatgatttgGATTGGTCTCATAATAACAAGATTATTGCCGGTGCTCTGGATAACGGCAGTTTGGAATTGTACTCCACAAATGAAGGAAACAACGCTATTAACTCATTGGCCAAATTCAGCAACCATTCTTCCTCCGTGAAGACCGTAAAATTTAACGCAAAGCAAGACAACGTTCTTGCCTCGGGTGGCAACAACggtgaaatttttatttgggACATGAATAAGTGCACTGAATCACCCTCCAATTACACTCCATTGACACCGGGCCAATCGATGTCGTCTGTTGACGAGGTCAATTCCCTAGCGTGGAACCAATCTTTGGCCCATGTTTTTGCATCAGCCGGGTCGTCTAATTTTGCATCTATTTGGGATTTGAAGGCTAAGAAGGAAGTTATTCACCTAAGTTTTACTTCTCCTAACTCAGGTATCAAGCAACAACTGTCCGTTGTTGAATGGCACCCAAAAAACTCCACAAGAGTGGCAACCGCTACTGGCAGTGATAATGACCCATCCATCCTTATCTGGGATTTAAGAAACGCCAACACACCATTGCAGACTTTGAATCAAGGTCACCAAAAGGGCATTTTGTCTTTAGATTGGTGTCATGAAGACGAACATCTGTTATTGTCCAGTGGTAGAGATAATACCGTTCTCCTATGGAACCCTGAGTCAGCCGAACAACTGTCCCAATTCCCAGCTCGTGGAAACTGGTGTTTCAAGACCAAATTTGCACCAGAGGCTCCGGATCTATTTGCCTGCGCCTCCTTCGATAACAAGATTGAGGTACAGACTTTGCAAAATCTCACAAACACTCTGGATGAACAAGAAACTGAAACTAAGCAACAAGAATCCGAAACTGATTTTTGGAATAATGTCTCCCGGGAGGAATCAAAAGAGAAACCAATTGTTTTCCATTTACAAGCTCCAACTTGGTATGGAGAACCATCTCCAGCAGCTCATTGGGCATTTGGTGGGAAACTGGTCCAAATTACTCCAGACGGTAAAGGTGTTTCCATAACAAATCCAAAAATATTAGGTTTAGAGTCAAACACTACTTTGAGTGAAGCTTTGAAAACTAAGGACTTCAAACCATTAATAAATCAAAGACTTGTCAAAGTTATTGATGATttcaatgaagaagattgGAATTTATTGGAAAAGTTATCGATGGACGGCACTGATGAGTTTTTAAAAGAGGCTCTTGCatttgataatgatgaatCTGATGTACAAGACGAAAgcaacaatgaaaaagaagacgACGGGGAAGAAttctttcaacaaattgaaaCCAATTTCCAACCCGACGGCGCTTTCTCTTTGGCTGATAATGTCGAACAAACTATTTCCAAGAACTTGGTTTCCGGCAATATTAAGAGCGCTGTGAAAAATTCCTTAGAGAATGACTTACTTTTGGAAGCTATGGTGATCGCATTAGACTCGGATAATGAAAGGCTAAAGGAAAGTGTCAAGAACGCTtacttttcaaagaatGGATCCAAATCATCGCTGTCGAGAATACTGTATTCCGTTTCTAAGAGGGAAGTTGACGATTTAGTTGAAAACTTGGATGTCTCCCAGTGGAAATTCATCTCTAAGGCCATTCAAAACTTGTATCCAAATGACATTGCTCAGAGGAACGAAATGTTGATTAAATTGGGTGATAGGTTAAAGGAAAATGGTCATAGACAAGATTCTTTGATCTTATACTTGGCTGCCGGATCTTTGGATAAAGTAGCTTCAATCTGGCTAACAGAATTCCCGGATTTGGAGgataaattgaaaaaagataataagACAGTTTATGAAGCTCATTCCGAATGTTTAACTGAGTTCATTGAAAGATTCACCGTCTTTTCCAACTTCATTAGTGGAAACTCTACCATTAATAATGAGCAGTTGAtctccaaatttttggaatttatCAACTTAACTACTTCTACAGGAAACTTTGAACTAGCCACTGAGTTCTTAAACAGTTTACCAAGTGACAATGAAGAAGTTAAAACAGAAAAGGCTCGTGTCTTGATTGCTTCCGGTAAATCATTGCCGGCACAAAATCCTGTGACAGCAACAACGACCAGCAAAGCTAAGTATACAAACTCTAAGGCCAATAAGAATGTTCCCGTACTACCAACTCCTGGAATGCCTTCTACCACATCTATCCCTAGTGTGCAGGCACCATTTTACGGTATGACTCCGGGCGCACCTTCAGGTGCTCTACCTCCAAAGCCGTACGTTCCAGCCACCACCACCACTAGTGCACCTATTCATACAGAAGGCAAGTATGCTCCACCACACCAACCTTCAATGATGTCACCTTTTGCCAAAACAAGTAGCTCGACCAGGTTGAATTCATTTGCTCCTCCACCTAACCCATATGCTACCGCAGCAGTACCTGTAGCAACCGCATCTACTACGTCAATTCCACAAAACTCTTTTGCCCCAATACAACCTGGCATGCCTATTATGGGCGATTATAACGCTCAATCTAACTCTACTCCTTCACAACCACCAATCAACGCTGTATCGGGTCAAACGCCACATCTCAACCGTAAGGCCAATGACGGCTGGAATGACTTGCCTTTGAAggtcaaagaaaaaccaTCTCGGGCCAAAGCTGTATCTGTTGCACCTCCAAATATTCTATCAACGCCAACACCATTAAATGGTATCCATGCACATGCTACTAGCACCATGCCTCCTCCACCGCTTTCGAGAGCACCATCTTCCGTGTCAATGGTATCACCACCTCCTCTACACAAAACTTCTAGAGTCCCATCCTTGGTTGCAACATCTGAATCCCCAAGAGCATCCATATCAAATCCATACGCTCCTCCTCAACCATCACAACAATTCCCAGTAGGTGCCCCTTCTACAACAAGCCAAACGTCAAATGCTGCTCAGGCAACTTCATCGAACCCATATGCTCCGCCACCACAGCCAAGGGTAGCAACACCATTGTCTGGGGGCGTTCCTCCAGCTCCATTGCCAAAGGCCTCTAATCCATATGCACCAGCCGCAACTACTCAACCCAACGGGTCTTCCTATCCTCCAACCAGTGCGTACACTAATAATCATAGCATGACCTCTCCTCCACCTGTTTTCAACAAGCCTCCCGCTGGCCCCCCTCCAATTAGcatgaagaagagaagcAACAAGTTAGCTAGTATAGATCAAAAGCCATCCCAAGCCGCTACTTATCCTCCAACACTTTCAAGTTCGGCCTCTCCATTGCAGCCTTCTCAACCGCCAACTTTGGCTTCTCAGGCAAATACCTCCACTGAGAATGTCAGCCATGAAATTCCAGCTGATCAACAACCCattgttgattttttaaaagaagaactgGCTCGCGTAACACCATTGACCCCAAAGGAGTACTCTAAGCAATTGAAGGATTGTGATAAGAGATTAAAGATCCTTTTCTACCATCTGGAAAAGCAAGATTTATTAACCCAACCAACAATCGATTGTTTACATGACCTGGTCGCATTaatgaaggaaaagaaatacaaagAGGCTATGGTCATCCATGCTGATATTGCTACTAACCATGCCCAAGAGGGTGGTAACTGGTTGACAGGAGTGAAGAGGTTGATTGGCATAGCTGAAGCGACTTTGAACTAAATTCAATCCTAAATTTTCAGTATAAAAATTGGACGTActggttttgtttttttatcttattATGTCTTatagtattatatttatatatttatgtaCTTAtcttttta includes these proteins:
- the ASF2 gene encoding Asf2p (Anti-silencing protein~similar to YDL197C) produces the protein MPENRGVLDSITRSVIDGSDQESSSSFNPDEEYAAVTKGLGSSKVQKKPSLGQMKSKVKKLQSLVSYYRENEAVLESSTKLLSSEIMSNEIKMASLYGKMKSVMDENNALKKAQKSFSKKKMELLRLVPNDKKHNHDEDGLLVNLKKEICAKLQDYNNVQSTVNTKLDEIHVFYEKYYEGLELNFDSEVFEAETSKELAKVKRELRNVKKNSQIKVDNLKIQLLQATKSLELLKKEVKAKDDYLKGIPKLVDKTNRTLLSYKKSIANQKETIEALQAELSHQSETQRQMEPQDQVRTLTNVTLVDPFEENHLKDLFAIQEKELQELRLHKKICDEKNRTTHLHLEKQNSTIKLLQSYVQLLVQRLPPTQGKHHLNMLPVGNKCQELRNEKPCQPISTVTSAPGSPPLLPQHSYHQKIDSTSQRLLLAAPDGQSCSKKNIVLVSPKLNPDYLSRVPYFSKLQPPHIINLNSLTLKTLPKAPKHTHAGSQQLTDNDQLHPKDKCQENAKEDDVPKLVTDELVPLDTSTSPEAQNSKDSNHSSRLHK
- the SEC31 gene encoding Sec31p (Component of the Sec13p-Sec31p complex of the COPII vesicle coat~similar to YDL195W); this translates as MVKLAEFSRTATFAWSHDKIPLLVSGTVSGTVDANFSTDSSLELWSLLAANSEEPIASLQVDSKFNDLDWSHNNKIIAGALDNGSLELYSTNEGNNAINSLAKFSNHSSSVKTVKFNAKQDNVLASGGNNGEIFIWDMNKCTESPSNYTPLTPGQSMSSVDEVNSLAWNQSLAHVFASAGSSNFASIWDLKAKKEVIHLSFTSPNSGIKQQLSVVEWHPKNSTRVATATGSDNDPSILIWDLRNANTPLQTLNQGHQKGILSLDWCHEDEHLLLSSGRDNTVLLWNPESAEQLSQFPARGNWCFKTKFAPEAPDLFACASFDNKIEVQTLQNLTNTLDEQETETKQQESETDFWNNVSREESKEKPIVFHLQAPTWYGEPSPAAHWAFGGKLVQITPDGKGVSITNPKILGLESNTTLSEALKTKDFKPLINQRLVKVIDDFNEEDWNLLEKLSMDGTDEFLKEALAFDNDESDVQDESNNEKEDDGEEFFQQIETNFQPDGAFSLADNVEQTISKNLVSGNIKSAVKNSLENDLLLEAMVIALDSDNERLKESVKNAYFSKNGSKSSLSRILYSVSKREVDDLVENLDVSQWKFISKAIQNLYPNDIAQRNEMLIKLGDRLKENGHRQDSLILYLAAGSLDKVASIWLTEFPDLEDKLKKDNKTVYEAHSECLTEFIERFTVFSNFISGNSTINNEQLISKFLEFINLTTSTGNFELATEFLNSLPSDNEEVKTEKARVLIASGKSLPAQNPVTATTTSKAKYTNSKANKNVPVLPTPGMPSTTSIPSVQAPFYGMTPGAPSGALPPKPYVPATTTTSAPIHTEGKYAPPHQPSMMSPFAKTSSSTRLNSFAPPPNPYATAAVPVATASTTSIPQNSFAPIQPGMPIMGDYNAQSNSTPSQPPINAVSGQTPHLNRKANDGWNDLPLKVKEKPSRAKAVSVAPPNILSTPTPLNGIHAHATSTMPPPPLSRAPSSVSMVSPPPLHKTSRVPSLVATSESPRASISNPYAPPQPSQQFPVGAPSTTSQTSNAAQATSSNPYAPPPQPRVATPLSGGVPPAPLPKASNPYAPAATTQPNGSSYPPTSAYTNNHSMTSPPPVFNKPPAGPPPISMKKRSNKLASIDQKPSQAATYPPTLSSSASPLQPSQPPTLASQANTSTENVSHEIPADQQPIVDFLKEELARVTPLTPKEYSKQLKDCDKRLKILFYHLEKQDLLTQPTIDCLHDLVALMKEKKYKEAMVIHADIATNHAQEGGNWLTGVKRLIGIAEATLN